AGAGCAAGTTTGTATTGATAGATCAGCTAAAAAAGGTTCATTGGCGCAGATGCTGGCTGACCTGGCTAATAAAGGTGAAATTCCTACAAAACTTGTAAAGGTTGCAGAGGGTTAAAAAAACTTTGGCTATATAGGGGCTCACGCAGATAGTGGTGACTTAAGCCAATACGAATTACCAATTGTTTATGCCCTGACAAATGCAATCTTAGATTACGTATACAGTGCTCCACATTTAGTAATGATTGCAGAGGAAAAATTACGTGAAATAAAAGCTAAAAAATCTAATAATGCCACAAACTTATAATTCAGTAGATTGTCGAGCGGGTAAACGTTAGACGATTTCGGATATCTATTCCGTAAATCTCGTCCAAATTCATCTGATTAAAAAATTATTAATCCCCTTCAGGATTTTCGAATTTATGATCTATCGTAGACGGTCTGTCTCAAAAAACGAACGTATATTGAAGATACTTTTGATCAAATTGGATTATCTCAAAACGAACCTACTTTTAGGTTTTTGATGAGAGAAGATATTGCTGGGGATCACATAATCATCAAAGAGGCGGCTAAAGATCAACATAATAGATTAACGCTTTTTCTTATCCCGAACTCACGTTATGTTAGGTCCAACCCGGTTCATTTACCAGCTCTAGGTTTCGATTTGATCAGTCTCGTTCTGGTCTTTATCTATTGCTCATTTAATTTGATTTTAGTTAGCTGTTAAATATTGTCAGATATTATCCTGCCTCATTCGACGATTACGTTAATACCTGCCATGTTCGCCTTGTACCTGATCTTTTCGATCAGGCCATAGTAACCCCAGTTGCGCAACAGGAATCTGTCCTCTTTAGCGGCCTCTTCTTTATTGGATTGATTCACCAAAAGCAGCGTGCCAGCACCTGAATTGACGCAGACATCTATCAAACGGCGGCTATAGAGATGGAGTTTGCTATCGACATAGCGCTTTTCCCTTTCGGTAAAATGCTCCAAGCTTTTCAACTTCTTCCTGCGTCCATGTCCCCCCCTGTTGAATGCCACAGCTTTTTGTATACGGTGCCTTGCGGCCTGGATGGCCAATCTCCGGTATAGGAACTCCTCTTTGTTCCCTATCTGAAAATTGTCCCTGTCTATGGAAACGGTGATGGGATGTTCGACCGAAAGCGAGGCTTCCGCAATGATGTGTTCTTTGAGGTCATGTTGCTTCTTAGGGAGTTCCAGTGCCAGTAAAAGGAATATTTTGCCCTTCACCATCTTGATGGAACTGGTGCATATCTTGATCTGTCCCACCAAGCATCTCTGTAACAGGATCCTTTTATCGGACCGATCTTTCCCTAGGTAAGTGCGGAAAGGGATCTTGAATAGCGTGAACCTGAAATCCCGTCCTTTCTCGTCATTGCCCAGCTTCAACTGATCTCCACCGAAGGGAATGGGCATGTCTTTCCTATAATTGCGCAACGACTTTTCACCCTTCCAATAAGATGATCGGTCAGTGCTATATGCCCTGTTCAACGTCATGTTCATGGCCGAGATAATTTTTGAAGGCAGCTTACCTTTAAAGTACAGCGATAGTATACGATAGGTGGTATTCATTTTCGAAGAATTGAATATACCTTCGGGATCCTTTTTGAAGTCTGCCAGCTTTACCTTCACATCATCGCGCAGATAGATCAGGTCCTTTATCTGTTCCTGTACAAATTGATGTGTCATTACCATATTGGCGCCACGATAGACCATGTCCTGCCACTCGAAGAGCTGCTTGAAATATGCCGAGCGCTGCCCTTTGTCGTCGCAGTCCAGATATATCTGTACTTTCCGTGTGAGAATGATGCTTTCCTTTTCCATATTTTCTATATTTATGTTCTCTGTGCTGTCCTTATCTTGGTGTGCGCCTGTACAAAAATCTTCCTGACCGTGGATGGATCAAGATGCAGTGCTTCTGAGATCTGATCGAATGACAACTGCAACTGGTAGCGCATGTGAAAGATCTCTGCCTGTTGTTCATCAAGTTCCCCCTGCGCCACGATCTTGCTCGACCTGTTCATCTGCTCCATTTTTTGCGAACTATTGAATATAGAACGTAGGGTATCGATCGTTTTTCTCTACCTGTAGACTGACCTGGTAATCCGAGATCCCGCCAAGGTAATAGGCTATACGTTCATAGTTGAAGCTGTATTTCAGACAGAGTTTGATGAACATTTGCTGCTGGCCGTTCAGGCTTGGCATTAAATTATCAAGTTGTATCAGGCGTTGCTGTTTTTCTTGATCTAATCTTTCGAGATACACTATGTCCATTTCTTCCTCTTCTTCCATTTCATGGCCGAGAAGGAATTCCTGATAATCCTCGATGGAATCCAACCGGAGCAGACTTCTATGGAACCTATTCCGTGTCTTATTATAATAGGCATTGATTGAGGACCTGACCTGTGCCTTTAAGAAAGCCTGGATATCTTCAGCATCTTTTAGCTGCTTTCTGAAAAGCCATAGACGCAATAAGGCTTCCTGGGCGATGCTTTTTGCTGCACAGTCGTCTTGTGTTGCACGGAATGCCCTTGCGAAGATATATCCGTAAAAACGCCGGTAGAAAAAGTTCAGCCCTTTCTCATCTCCCTTTCGGAGCAGAGCGATATGCCTATCTGTTTCCTGTTGCCTTAAAGTTTCGTTCATGATGGATCTATTGGTCATGTACCTACCCAGGTCCCGGCCGGCCCTAACGGATTTTCTGGAAAACCGAGATCATGTGATAGGTTTATAGTAAAAGTGAATGATACAATGATGTTATCTGTATGGAAGGATTTGATCTGATCAAATATTCTTTAAACAAAAGCGTTGGTTTTTAATCAAGCGTCATGTTTTATATAAATTTTTTTGATCTGAAAAATAAAAGGGGAGCAAGGGTCAATTTTGTATAGGTCACTATAAAATTCGATCAAAAAGAACCGACCTTATGGTGTATTCTAATCATAGCCTTCCATATATCAATATACCTGAAAAGGCGATGGTAATTCTATGACCTGAACTCTATTTAGATTTACAGCAGACCTAGCTGCGTATAATATCAATGGGTCTACAGCAAGGCCCACTCTTTGTTCATACCGATGCATTAAACCACCGTCTGTTGCATATAATTAGTATTTAGTGAGTGAAATTTTCCTCACCCTGTGGCCTCACAAGCGGCCTCAATATCATTCAATTTTTATGATTTTATAGCTTCCTCCTGGACAAACATATTTACTTAAAAAATAATAGGATGAGCAGAAGCCCACTAAAATTATCCCATCGGTTAGAAATAACGCAAGAGGTTCATAAAAAAAGTTTTTTAGATAATCTATTCCAAAACTTACGGACGTACCACCGATTTCAGTCCTATGCGATAAGAAGGATTCAATAGAATTTTCCCTGTTTTCAATGTCAGAAAGAACCAATTTATTTTTCCCTATATGCTATCGGTTGAGACCATAAATTTATTTGTGGTACCGTCTAGAACGTTGTGTTTTTCTATAGAAGAATTTAGTGAGTGAACATTGTCCTCACTCTGCGGCTCCACAAGAAGCCTCCTTATTATATTTTCTCGATCAAAATCAGGTTTCGTTAAAACTGCTCTAAAACAACTCTATAGATGATCGTAAATATCCAATATAGGCTGTTATCTGGATACCATGAATTAACCTATTCTAAGTTGATTTAAGGACAATCATCGAAGTCGGTATAGTCCTTTATCCATTTTTACGATATCATCTAAATTATTTTTAGATGATCGCAGTATTCAACAGGCCGTTGTGCATAGATAAATAGTCTAAATCTCTATATGTTTACGGTTTATCGGGAAACCGCTAAGTAACATTGCAAAATATGATAATATTATTTAGTGAGTGAAATCTGTCCTCACCCTACGGCGTCACAAGCAGCCTCAATATATACATTTTTATAAATACAAGCTAAAATACCTTTCAATACCAATAAGTCAAAGAAAATCCAGCTATTGCTGTTCGTTACAATAATGCGTAACTTTAGACCAAAGTTATTCCATTACATGTTATTTTCAGGTATGGTATCCTACCGATTTACCGGTAAAAAACCAGTCCATAAATTTGCTTGATCATGAATGCTATTTTTAGAGAAAAAAACGAAAACATGCACATCGGCCATAATATAAAACGTATCCGTGAAATCCAGGGGATCAAGCAGGAAGCTTTCGGTCAGCTCTGTCGAAATAGGTATTCACAACAACGGATTTCTGACTTTGAAAATATGGTCGCCCTGGACGAACCTCTTTTAAACGAGTTGGCTTCTGCTTTGGGGGTTACTCCCGAATTCGTTAAATCTTTCAAAGAGGAAAATGTAATTTATAATATCCAACATTCACATACCTTCAACGATCACTCGACCAATTCTAGTCAACATACTCAACCAACCTTTAACAGTGATGGATCGGACAAGCTTGTTGCACTGCTCGAAAGATTTATCGAAGAAGATCGTGCGAAAACCCGATCCATTGCCGAATTGAGCAAAGCTGTGTTGGATCTCACAAATGAGGTAAAGAAAATAAAGGAAGGTAAATAAAATCTTATGTATTCCTATTATCTAGAATTTGCAATGATTGAAGTATTTTAATCTATGCTTATGTCAAATAATAAAAACTCTAAAAAAGCAAAGATATTTTAATTTAAGACGAGATTATACTAAATGTAATGACGCTTGGACTCCTTGATATGGAAATACTTTTCCCTGTTCCGGGATTTGATAAGTTCGGTGCCGCTCCTGGCCAAGAAATAATCCCTTATGCTGTTCCAGTTGATATTCCGGTCGATCTTGTCCTTGGGGATGTTGTTTTCGCCATATTCGAAGTAATTGGAAAGCAGTGATGCCCATGTGTCTGGACTTCCCTGAAGATAATTTCTTCTGGTCGACGGATTTTCTAGATCTTTGATCTGGAGCAGAAGATCTAGCAAGGGTTTGTGATCACCGCTAACGATCTGGATCTTTGTCATGGGCGCTACGGACTTGTGCTTTTTCTTCAGTTCGTTCATTTCGGAGATTTTATCATCCAGTTCAGCTTTTAGGCGGTCTCTTTCTTCGATGATGTTTTTGTACTCAATGAAAAACCTGTCCGAACCAACTTCATCAAATAGCAGTTTGGAAAGGACGGTCTTGGTGTCGTTTATGTTTTGCCAATCCATCATTTCCTGCACGTAGGAAACAGATTTTTTAATCCGATCCTCGTTTGTTAAGGTAAGTTCCCATCTGTCGACCTGTTTTAACGCTTGCCTAAATTTTGTGAGTTTGTATATTCTTGTTTTGGTTATTCTTTTGTAATAATGCAATGTTTCTCTTGACCTGATGTCCTTATCAACGTACCCGATAACTTTGGTTAGAAATGTTTGCTCATTGCCGAAAGGATTGTTTTCAAAGTAATATTGTAGGTGGTAATTGTAAAAGGGCAGGTATTCGTTCTCTTTAAGGCTAAAAATGCACATCACTAAATAACCGGGAATATGGAAAGGGTCATTTTTAAAAAATCCACCCAAATCAAATTTGTTCTCCCGGAGCTTCCAGGTTCTTCTCAACTTAAAAAAATTTTCTTCCATAGTTTTAAAATTTATTCAGTGCATCGATTAACGAATCAGTACTTGCCGATTCATACTTCATTAAAGTCCGTATATCGGAATGCGCCGTCAGTTTCTGTACAAGGGTGATAGGCACGTTCCTATTCAATAGATTTGTGACCATTGACCTTCTACCGACATGGCTGGATAGAAAATCGTACTTCCTTTTTTCTATCACTATCTTTTCCTTGCCCGAGTACCTCGTTATCTTGATTCTCTCGTCCAGTCCTGCGAGTTTTCCGACCGTTTTTATGTATTGATTGAACTTCTGGTTGGATATCTTGGGTATGCTGTAACCGATACGCTCCAGAATATCCTTTGCAGGGGAGATATACCCCTCAAAAGGTATGATCACCCTTTTTTTGACCTTTACCGAGATAAAGTCCCAGGCATTGTTCTTTATGTCATTTGGATCAAAGTTGATCAGATCATCAAATCTTTGTCCAGTGTAGCACAATAGACAGAAAAGATCCCTTACTCTTGCCAGACTGGGCTTGCCTGAAAGATCAAGGTTCATTATCTTCTCGATTTCCTTTTCAGACAGTGCAATTATTTCGTTATATGCTTTCTTTTTAAAATTTGTTTTCTGTGCCTTAAAAACATCGGCATGGACCAAATAGTCATTATCGTTGCACCACTTTAGAAATACCTTTAGCGTGGATATATACTTGTGTATGGTATCATTCAACAAGCCTGTCTTATCCTCATCGTTCGCGTTCTTTTTCTTGCTCAGGAATACCTCAAAGCGATCTAGAAATTTCCCGTCCATTTCCCTCAGGACAAGATTTAGGTTCTCCTGTTTTTCAAAGTCTTCCAATCCTTTAAATACTGTCCTGTACTCTTTTAAGGTTCCTTCTTTGACAAAATTGGATTTATGGGACAGGAATTTTGTTTTTAGGTGAGAAATGGATATTACTTTACCTGTTGCATTGTCCCTGTCGATACAGTCCTGTAAGACCTGCTTATAATCTTCCTTCGATAGAAATTGGTTTCTGTCCTTTTTGGTGATTGCTTCCCGGATGCAGAGATTGGCAAGGTTGTTCAGTTCTACGTTGAATTCCAATGCCCCGTTGGCACTTGGTTTAAGCCTTTCCTTTTCAAAATCCCAACTTTTGGGCAGTACCTTAAAGTTAGTCCTATATTTTATCCTACTGGACTTATCCGGTGAAAAGAATAGGTACAGAGCAGTGGGAGATGGATTCCAAAATTTCTGTGCAAGGTTTTTCTTTTTCCCTCCGACCTTGACCAGTTCCTGTTTGACCTTTTCGGTTGCAATATCGGGATTATAGGGCTTGTCTAAATAAAAATTCACTTTCATATATATCGGACATATTTCGGACAGAAATGGTTAATATTACCATATTCTATCTTTCCAAAGAAAGATAAAGTTAAGTATTAAATTTTATAAATATTTAATAATCAGCATAAAATAAGAAAAGTAAAATTAGGGTAAGATAACAGTTCGAATCCTGCCACCCCGACACAATAAAGCTCGACTTTCGGTCGAGCTTTTTTTGTGTCCGGGTGTGGCAGATTCGAACCGTGGTTCGATCCGTAGGAGGCTCAGGGCTGTGTTGGGGGATGGAGGGGCTGAGCCAATCCTGCCACCCCGACACAATAAAGCTCACTTTAGTGAAAAGCTTCGATTTTGTTTAAGTCCACCCAACACCAGGATGGCTGCGGCCAAGAGTGCGGGGATTAGAGCGACGCAGCCAATCCTGACACCCCGACCAAGAAGCCTGAAGGCGGTCAAAACCCTCTAATCGTGTGATCAGAGGAGTTTTTCTTTTTTTTCTTACCGCAAATTGTCAAGTAATAGCAAACCAAATGGGACTTATTCGGTAACCCATTTTCTATTCCTAATTTTGGATAACCAGAAATGGTTCAAATATCTAAAAATCAGTTTGTTGTAGTTGTTTGTTCTGGAGCTATTTGTAGCTGTTTGATACAAGGTTTTTCCAATAGGTGATCCCTTTTTATATCAAGTCTGAACAAATAGGGCCAGAATACGGATATGCAACCATTAAAGTAAGATATGTGATATGGCAATCTTTTAGGTTGTAAAGCAGCTGAATAGAATGAGTTCTAATAATGTGAATAATTTTTTCCATTTTCATATAATTTTATGTTTATAAGATAGCGAAGCGGTGGAGTAATCAATAACAAGATTGGTTGAATCAGAAGTTTTAAATGGCGCGCACGGGTCGGATGCCCTGAGCACGTTCACCTCCAGCTATGACAGGCTGGACCGTCTGACCAACCGGGACGAGCAGCGGTGCCCGGGTGATGAGCGAGGTTCAGGGCTACGATGACATGGGAATATAAAAAGCTTGAACCGGGACAGTCGGGCTACAGCATATGGCTACCTGAACTCGGGCCGGAGCAACCGTCTGGACAAGCTGACGGGAGGCTTTGTCGGCAGCACGCCAAAGAGTTACAGCTATGACCCGAACGGGAATGCGACATTGGGACCGGACGGGTACTGCCTTTGCCTATAACCACCTGAACTTGCCCAAGACGGCCAGCAGGGCAGGGGTTTCGGTATCCCACCGGTACGATGCCCTGGGCATCAAGCTCCAGAAGTACTCGAAGGTCGGCGATATCGAGACGACCCGCGACTACGTAGGGGGCATAGAATACAAGAAGGAGGGAACGGGCCCCCTGGCCATCGACTGTAATTCACCTTATGATTACAATACAAATAACGGTGGGGCTCGAATATGTTGCTTATAGTAAATACAAAAGGCATTGATGTAAAAGTTAAAAAAGGTTTTGATAATCTATCTGACGGTAAGGATGTGGTTTGGTGGAATCCGAATACTGCCTCTGAAGTAAAGACAAATACTGGCGAAAATGTTACATTATCACCAGCAACTTTATTGGAACACGAATTCGATCATTAAATTGCTAAACAGACTGATCCTGAGGAGCACAAAGAAAGGGTGGAGACAAGTGATCCAAATTATAATAATTTGGAAGAAAAAAAGGGTAATTAAAGGTTCGGAAGCTACGACTGGACACAATAATGGCGAATTAAAAAATGGACTGCATAAAGCAGGCCACAATAAGGAAACTTTAATTAGGCATATAAGAGTATCTGATCCTACATCAAACAAAGAATCTAAATAATATGAAATTAATATATTTTTTTATTTTATAATTCTACTTCTTTCCGGATCATGGTTCTTATGCTCATGTAAATCCCCGAAAAAGGAAATTTTAATATATTTTCAAAATAATAATTTTGATGATGGACCTTTGACTTGGCCAGAATTTAATATGTATGAAGATCTACCTGATGAAGCAATAAGAAATCTAGATGATATTTTGTTAGATACCGAAGATTTTAATTATTTAGAAAAGAAATTACTTAACATAACTGAAAAACCCATTGTCTCAAAAGTTGAAAATAGCATTAATGGTTATGATGAAAATATTTACATAATTATCAATCAAAAAGACAGTATATACTTTAACAAGAACAATAAGTTTTTTTCAAAGAACGATTTATTTATTTGTAAGAATGAAAAAATTGCTAAATATATTAGAACTATAATTAGATATGGAAGTTATTTTTCTGAAGAAAAAAAAGTGAGTTCCATTTATTCTAAAGTAACGATAAAATCAGAGTCTTTATTTTAAACGCAATGGTGTTACTAATTATAAGAGATTGGGCAGAAAAGTTTCACCTTTCACGTACTAAAAAATGTGTTGAATATGAATATGATTAAGACATTTCTGTTTGTTATATTGGTTATGTTGTTTACTACTAATACTACATTCGGACAGATCAGTTGTATCTGTGGAATCTCTTAAAAATCACGGAGATACAACTGAAAAAAAGCTAATTGAAAGAAAGAAATGGCATAGCTTTTTATGAGAATATTCGCAACAAGTTAATTGCTCAGGATAGCTTGAATTTTATCGGCCTATGCGATACCAGAATAGTCCGAAGGGAGAGGGAGATAAATTTCTCTTATTTATGGAAAAGGAGCTTTTCCCATTTATTAAAAAAAATATTCGGTATCAGATATTCGATCCATAGGAGGTAATTCAAGAGGTGGACTCCTGGTAATGTATTCCTTTCTTATAAACCAAATCTGTTTTAAGGCCGATTTTGCTTTCATTATTACTCAACTTAATCACCAACCCGCAATATTATACATGGAAAATGGTCGTGTTAAATCATGTCAGATTTTTGATGTAATAGAAAACAAAATACACCGTATTGAATCCATTATCGATTTTAAAAAAAAACTTGAAAAATTATATCAATAATTGATCAAGTCCAGCAAGTTGGGGTTTGTTTGATCAATAAATTGCTATATACTATCTGTCCTTAAAAATGATTCGACCCTTTGTTGTCCTGAAAATTGTTTGCGGTTTTACTGCTTCTAGGAATTTATTATTTTCACGAGTCGGTCGCGTTATATAACAGTTGTTTATTTTTTAGCCAGAATAAAGCAGATTGGAACCGAGGTTCGATTCACAGGAGACTCAGGGCCGTGTTGTGGGATGTAGGCCTGAGCCAATCCTGACACCCAATTGAAAGTATTTAGTATTTAGTATTTAGACTTCCCCTTCGCTCAAATCCCCTTTATCAAAAATTATTATAGCTAAAGCAATTAAGTTATATTCTCAAATCAAATTAAAAATCCTGCCACATATTCTCTTGGTTATATGGAACTCGGTTCTTTTCTATTTCATTCCATGATTTATACTTATAGTTCCTACTAATAGAAATATAGTAAGACCATCTCCAAAAACACAGGGGATTAATTTTATAAAGACGATATACTTGTTTATTTTCATTGGAAGGGTGAGTTTCTTCAATGAAACGATTTATTGACCAGTATGTCAAGTAAGGATCTTTAAATGCAAATGACTCTTGTTGTAAAAGATGCGTTCGAATTAGAATATTTAAATGGATTGTTTCCATCCATCATCAATAAAACGTTCTTATTAACAATTGGTAAGTTTACAATGATGACGATGATGACTATGGTTACTAAAATAAATTTCCATTTCATACTTTATTAATTACATCTTGTACTAACACACTGGTATTTCCACTTTTTCATTGATCATCTCAGGATTTGTATAGACCAGCTGTTATTGTAAATCCTATATTGCAATTTAGTTCATTTAACCTATTGGTGTATTATTTGGTGAATCAAATAATTCAATAGCAAATTCCGTACAATTAAAATTATTCAGACCATAATATTTAAAGCCAATGGTCTTGGATAAATTTTAGACAAACACAAGGTAAATACTTAGATTAACATTTTTTCTCATAATTGATTATAATTTGTGCCAAAGAAATTTATTATTCTCTCAAAAAAAACACATTTCTCATCTATTTATATTAATGATATTATTTTTACTTTTACGAATAAAATAATAACACATATTCCAAATGACCATTTCAAAGTTTAACTTGCCAACCATTTTAATCATAGCATCAGTTTTATTCCTATCATTTCCTAGCAATGCCCAAACTACAAACCCCGACCAATTCAATCATCATTTGGAAATTTCAAAGATAAAATCAAAACAAGCAAAAAGGCTACTCATCATTGGCGGCTCAGGGATCGTTGTTGGAACTTCCGCAGTAGTCTTACACTCAGCAGGGGCTTTGTCGCCAAAACGTGAAAATGCAACTGGAGAAGTCTATTCCACACTAGGTGCTATGACGGTTTCATTTATAGGAATAGGTGGAGGTGCCATTGGTTCTCTGATCAGCATTCCAAAGTTTATTAGCGCAAATCGTCACAAGAAAAAAGCAGCTCAATTTGCTCCAATTGTTCAATCTGTAAATATCTCAGGTATCTATGTGAACACTTACGGAATTCAACTAACATTTTAACTCATCTCTAAAATCGTTCTCTTTCTTCGGCTTGTTTCACAGACTTACCATTTTTCAATGTTTGGTTCTTAAAGGAATGCGTGGAATGGATAGATGATCCGCGTAAAATGCTGGATAGGCTTGATTCCCTTTCTTTGTATGATATAGCAATTTTGGATGTCATGCTGCCTCATATGAATGGGTTTAAGCTAGCAGAATTGTTCTTTTCATCACATCCCAAACTTTCTATCCTTTTTCTAACAGCCAAAGATCAAAAAATCGATAAGTTAACAGGCTTAAAGATCGGAGCCGATGATTATATGACCAAGCCCTGCGATCCAGAAGAGCTGACCTTACGTCTCCACAATATTATAAAAAGAACAAAAATCCAACCGGCATTGCATCAGATCATTTCTATAGGTACTTATACTTTTGACCAAGAAAAAATGCTATTAATACACCCTCAAAGCGGTACGGTCCAACTAACTGAAAGAGAAAACAAATTGCTTTCTTATCTTATTCAGCACAAAAACCAACTGATTGCAAGAGATGATATATTAAGGGAAGTATGGCAAAGCAATGACTTCTTTGCAGGTAGAAGCATGGATGTGTTTATTTCTCGACTGAGGAAGTATTTGCAGAAAGATGATAAATTAAGTATTCAATCAATAAGAGGAATAGGCTTTAAAGTGAGGTTTTGAAAAGCTATTTTAATCTTTCTTGCTTTCTCACTAAAAACATTCTTGTCCCTAAATAAAAGCTTTCCCTTTAAACGTATATTTGACACGCTTAATTATTCAATATTACCAGCGGCTCAATGTCTCGTTTTAGATTCATATTTATATTATTTATTATACTTTCAATTCCAGCTATGGCTATTTCCAAGGAAGAGCTTAATAACTTTGACTTTTCTGTCTTGAAGATTTTTATTGCTTCAAATGTTGATCAGGAAAGTCAAAAAATAACAAATGAATTCGTTGGCCAAATAAAATAGAAGAAAAACCGAGAAGAGTAAGTTAGTTATTGCTAGGTCCACAACAGAATCACACCTTGATTCCGAAAATACCATCTATTTTGAGATATCCCCCGAAATGTCTTCGGATTATGAAATCAGAAATAAAAGAGGCAGCCTTTCTATCATTGCGAAAAATAAGGAAACTTTGAAATGGTTGGGATATAATTTAATCTCAATTCTTGGAGATTACCATTTTTTGGAGAATTCTGATTTACCTCCTTCTTACCTTAATTTCCATACAGTTCATTTTGATTTTCACATGAAATATCGAGAACCGCATCTCTTGCCTAACACAGATGTCAAAATAACGGAAGTATTGCACACTCATAGTGTAGACAAAGATTGGGGGATTTGGGGACATAATTTAGAAAAGGTATTTGTTGATGGCGTTCCTTTGAAGGCTCGCGCACTCACTCCAAATGGTAGAAACAAAAATCAACTATGCTTTTCATCTGAAGAAACTTACAGAGCAGTCGAGACCTTTATAAAAAATCATTATGGAGAAGTAGAAGAGAAAAGGTTTATGATAGCACCTAATGACAACAAAGTAGTCTGTACATGTGCTAGTTGCAAAAAAAA
The Sphingobacterium daejeonense genome window above contains:
- a CDS encoding sigma factor-like helix-turn-helix DNA-binding protein, translated to MEQMNRSSKIVAQGELDEQQAEIFHMRYQLQLSFDQISEALHLDPSTVRKIFVQAHTKIRTAQRT
- a CDS encoding RNA polymerase sigma factor, translated to MNETLRQQETDRHIALLRKGDEKGLNFFYRRFYGYIFARAFRATQDDCAAKSIAQEALLRLWLFRKQLKDAEDIQAFLKAQVRSSINAYYNKTRNRFHRSLLRLDSIEDYQEFLLGHEMEEEEEMDIVYLERLDQEKQQRLIQLDNLMPSLNGQQQMFIKLCLKYSFNYERIAYYLGGISDYQVSLQVEKNDRYPTFYIQ
- a CDS encoding helix-turn-helix domain-containing protein; translated protein: MNAIFREKNENMHIGHNIKRIREIQGIKQEAFGQLCRNRYSQQRISDFENMVALDEPLLNELASALGVTPEFVKSFKEENVIYNIQHSHTFNDHSTNSSQHTQPTFNSDGSDKLVALLERFIEEDRAKTRSIAELSKAVLDLTNEVKKIKEGK
- a CDS encoding site-specific integrase — its product is MKVNFYLDKPYNPDIATEKVKQELVKVGGKKKNLAQKFWNPSPTALYLFFSPDKSSRIKYRTNFKVLPKSWDFEKERLKPSANGALEFNVELNNLANLCIREAITKKDRNQFLSKEDYKQVLQDCIDRDNATGKVISISHLKTKFLSHKSNFVKEGTLKEYRTVFKGLEDFEKQENLNLVLREMDGKFLDRFEVFLSKKKNANDEDKTGLLNDTIHKYISTLKVFLKWCNDNDYLVHADVFKAQKTNFKKKAYNEIIALSEKEIEKIMNLDLSGKPSLARVRDLFCLLCYTGQRFDDLINFDPNDIKNNAWDFISVKVKKRVIIPFEGYISPAKDILERIGYSIPKISNQKFNQYIKTVGKLAGLDERIKITRYSGKEKIVIEKRKYDFLSSHVGRRSMVTNLLNRNVPITLVQKLTAHSDIRTLMKYESASTDSLIDALNKF
- a CDS encoding response regulator transcription factor, producing MEWIDDPRKMLDRLDSLSLYDIAILDVMLPHMNGFKLAELFFSSHPKLSILFLTAKDQKIDKLTGLKIGADDYMTKPCDPEELTLRLHNIIKRTKIQPALHQIISIGTYTFDQEKMLLIHPQSGTVQLTERENKLLSYLIQHKNQLIARDDILREVWQSNDFFAGRSMDVFISRLRKYLQKDDKLSIQSIRGIGFKVRF